The Methanobrevibacter millerae genome contains the following window.
CTTTGCCTTTCAATATATTTTCGTATAGTTTCTATATTTGCTCCAACCAGACGTAGTGATAAAATAACCTGTTTTCCAAAAAGCACACTTCCAAAGAAACCTTTTAATACCAGGATAATCTCTTTTAATAATCCTGCTGCTAGAAGTTTTATATGCATTAATAAACCTAACAAGATTAGTACTAGGCATAGCATCAAATAGTATATGAATATGATCAGCTTCCCAATTAGACTCCTCAACCCTTAACACCATACTTACCACCAATATCTGAAAATATAACCATCAAAGAATCAAAAATATCCTGATCAATCACTTTCCTACGATATTTAACAACCAACACCAAAATGAAAAGTTAACTTGTATACCGAATGCTGATTCCTATCCAAATCACTACTCATAAATAGCTAATATAAACAAATAAATATTAAAAACCACCTATTACAAACGTACACCAATACAAGCACACTATAAAAAAAAACACACCCCCCATCGCGCAATTCATCCCCAACCTAAGAGAGGTTGGGGTATTCTTGCTAATATTATGATAAAATCACCATTATGATTAAAGTCGATGCGTCACCTAAGTTAATAGAAGCATTGATAATTATTAGCATGATACTATTAAAATACATGTTAACATAATCATCGGTGTAATATAACATCCATTAACCACCTCCAAATATTGTGTGGGCTGATGTTTAGTGAAGTTTTATGATAGGATTGAATTAATATCCAGAAAATTAGTTCACGGAGCAGGTATCTCTTGAAAATAAGCAAACATCCGCATCCACACATTTTACAAAAATTTATATAATTAAAAATTCAATATAAAAACAAGAGATTAATAATCTCAAGAATTTTGAAAAAAATTCAACTTAAAAAACCATGTGATAAAAATCAATGTTTTTTCTGGATATTGTGGAGTTCCATCCACAATAAAACATTGATTCCAACTATTTTTAAAAAATAAAAAACCAATAAAGCAGCAAATCCATTAATAGTTAATTTTAAGGTGAATTAAGTTCTTCAATTTATTTTATGTAATGTTTATCTTTAATTTCATGATATCATTCATTAAGGAAAAATAAGCTGAAAATAAGCATTATTAAAAAAAATAGTGAATATCAAATAGCAAAAGCTATTCAATATAGTTAAACTGGGTTTCCATTATAATGATTATCATAAATGCTATCACTGCAACGATAATGCACGGAAGCAAAGCCGGAATAGTGAATGCCACATTTGAAGCGATATTGACAACCGGGATTTTTAAGGTACCAAGCATTACACCAATGAGAAACGCCATGGTAAACTCCTCATAGTTTTTAAGCAGGTAATTCAGGAGTTTTGAAAAACCCAATATTCCTATAAGCGCACCAACGATAAAGACAATTATTTCCGTGAAATGTAGCTCATGCAGTGCAGTAAGCATATATTCGTATTGGCCAAGCAGCAATAAGAGAAATGATCCTGAAATTCCTGGAAGAATCATTGCGCATATTGCAATCATTCCTGATATGAACAGGACAGGAAGGGAATGATTAGCAGCTATAGGATTCAGGCTGACAAAGATATAAGCCAAAACCAAACCGATTACTGTGAAAATGATGTGCTTGATTCCCAGTTTATGGATTTTCTTAAGCAATACGTAAGCGGATGCTATAATCAAGCCCAAAAAGAATGAAAATGTAAGCGCCGTGTGGACGTCCATGCAATAGGTAATTACCTTGGCCAAAGTAAGCATAGCTATTCCTATACCCAAAACCAGAGGAATGAAGAATGCGAAATCAATTTCATCCAATAATTCATTCCAAAATCCTTTTAAATCCAGTTTGACCAATGGCTTTATGAATTTGAAGTTGATTTTACTTATAGAATAAATCAGACGTTCATAAATGCCTGTAATTAATGCAATAGTTCCGCCGCTAACACCTGGAACGATATCAGCAGACCCCATCAATACTCCACGAATAAAAATTAAAAATGCTTCATATAAATTAAAGTTCACAATTATCTCCTCATTAATTAGTTATATTCGTCTTTTTAATATAGTTTTTGATATTTTACCTCCTGATGAAAAATTACAAATCGGTGAAAAATAACATTATGAAGAGAATATTGACCTTAAAAGGTTTTAAAAAAAGTTTTGAATAAAATTTATGATTAAAAAAAGAATAAAAAAGAAATAAAACAGGATTAAAACCCTGCTTTTTTAAATATAACAACTCAGTCTAGTTTTTTCTTTTGAAGACTGTGTAACCACCTAAAACTGCACATATTCCGAGTAAAAGTAAAATTGGATTACCTGTAGCTGATAATGTGCTAGGAGCAGTTGCATTTGTTGTGTTTGTAGCTGCATGAGCAGTTAAATTATGATTTGGATTTCCAGCTGCATGACCGGTTGAATTTGCCCTTATGTTATTGGCTGTTTCATTGTATTGACAACCTGCCCAGCCGCCCATGTCTTGGTATTGGCTACCAGCCCATCCGCCAAGATCATCTTGGTAATTGCTTCCAGCATAGCCACCATCATATTGGCTACCAGCCCATCCACCTAAATCATCCTGATAATTACTGCCTGCATATCCACCGTCATTTACATCTGCAGCACTGACAACAGCTACTGAACCTATTATGCAAAATATTGCAAATATAACGACAAATTAAAAAAAAAAGTAAAATAATGCTAAATTGGATTATTTAGCATCTAACAGTTCTTTTGCGTATGGCGTTATATTCTCATTGAGAATCTTATCCAGGAACTCACCGGTGTAGGTTCCGCTTTCAGATACCTCTTCTGGAGTTCCCGTTGCAATAACACGGCCTCCTCCGTCACCGCCGTCAGGACCCAAGTCAATGATATAATCTGCGGTTTTAATGACGTCCAGATTATGTTCAATGACAACGATTGAATTTCCCGCATCGGTCAATCTGGCCAATACTTCAAGCAGGCGCTTAATGTCGGCAAAATGAAGACCTGTAGTCGGTTCATCGAGAATATATAACGTATTGCCGGTACTGGTACGTGACAATTCCTTAGCAAGCTTGATTCTTTGAGCTTCACCGCCTGATAATGTGGTTGCAGGCTGGCCTATTTTCATATAGCCCAATCCGACGTCATCCAATGTCTTGAGCTTTTTATAGATTTTAGGAATGTGTTCAAAGAATTCCAAAGCTTCTTCTACAGTCATTTCAAGGACTTCATAGATATTCTTTCCCTTATAACGGATATCCAAGGTCTCCTCATTGTACCTTTTGCCTCCGCAGACTTCACATGGAACGTAAACGTCAGCGAGGAAATGCATTTCAATCTGGACAATACCGTCACCTGAACAGGCTTCACACCTTCCGCCCTTAACGTTGAAACTGAATCTGCCCGGCTTGTATCCCCGTGCCTTTGATTCGGGAGTGTTTGCAAAGAGATCCCTTATGTCGGTAAACACTCCGGTATAAGTTGCGGGATTTGACCTTGGCGTACGTCCGATAGGCTTTTGGTCAATAGCTATAATCTTATCGATATTTTCAAGGCCTTCAATATCATCGTATTTTCCCGCGAAAGTGAATTTACGGGTTAATTTACCCTTGATTCCCTTATATAAAATTTCATTGATTAAGCTGCTTTTACCGGATCCGCTGACACCTGTGACGCATGTAAACTTACCTAAAGGAATTTCAACATCAATGTCCTTTAAATTATTCTGCTTAGCTCCCTTTATGGTTATGAAATTGCCGTTTCCTTCACGGCGAGATTCCGGAACATCTATTACCTCTTTTCTTGAGAGATACCTTCCGGTAATTGAATCCTCACACATCATGATTTCCTGAGGAGTTCCCTGAACGATGACTTTTCCTCCG
Protein-coding sequences here:
- the tnpA gene encoding IS200/IS605 family transposase, translating into MVLRVEESNWEADHIHILFDAMPSTNLVRFINAYKTSSSRIIKRDYPGIKRFLWKCAFWKTGYFITTSGWSKYRNYTKIY
- a CDS encoding DUF368 domain-containing protein; translation: MGSADIVPGVSGGTIALITGIYERLIYSISKINFKFIKPLVKLDLKGFWNELLDEIDFAFFIPLVLGIGIAMLTLAKVITYCMDVHTALTFSFFLGLIIASAYVLLKKIHKLGIKHIIFTVIGLVLAYIFVSLNPIAANHSLPVLFISGMIAICAMILPGISGSFLLLLLGQYEYMLTALHELHFTEIIVFIVGALIGILGFSKLLNYLLKNYEEFTMAFLIGVMLGTLKIPVVNIASNVAFTIPALLPCIIVAVIAFMIIIIMETQFNYIE